From one Streptomyces sp. R41 genomic stretch:
- a CDS encoding ferredoxin: MTVQQEAAVDGEALEVWIDQDLCTGDGICAQYAPEVFELDIDGLAYVKSPDDELLQAPGATTPVPLPLLRDVTDSAKECPGDCIHVRRVSDRVEVYGPDAE; encoded by the coding sequence ATGACCGTGCAGCAGGAGGCCGCAGTCGACGGCGAGGCGCTCGAGGTCTGGATCGATCAGGATCTCTGTACCGGCGACGGGATCTGCGCCCAGTATGCGCCCGAGGTCTTTGAGCTGGACATCGACGGCCTGGCCTATGTGAAGAGCCCCGACGACGAGCTGTTGCAGGCTCCGGGCGCCACAACGCCCGTACCGCTGCCGCTTCTGCGCGATGTGACGGACTCCGCGAAGGAGTGCCCGGGCGACTGCATCCATGTGCGTCGAGTTTCGGACAGGGTCGAGGTCTACGGCCCTGACGCGGAGTGA
- the arc gene encoding proteasome ATPase, which translates to MAAHDDDMNRGIRPGRGSDDPAGQIAYLEQEIAVLRRKLADSPRHTRILEERIVELQTNLAGVSAQNERLANTLREARDQIVALKEEVDRLAQPPAGFGVFLMANEDGTADIFTGGRKLRVNVSPSVELEELRRGQEVMLNEALNVVEAMEYESVGDIVTLKEILEDGERALVVGHTDEERVVRLAEPLLDVTIRPGDALLLEPRSGYVYEVVPKSEVEELVLEEVPDIGYEQIGGLGNQIEMIRDAVELPYLYPDLFKEHELRPPKGVLLYGPPGCGKTLIAKAVANSLAKKVAEVTGQAAGKSFFLNIKGPELLNKYVGETERQIRLVFQRAREKASEGTPVIVFFDEMESLFRTRGSGVSSDVENTIVPQLLAEIDGVEGLENVVVIGASNREDMIDPAILRPGRLDVKIKIERPDAEAAKDIFAKYLTERLPLHSDDLGEHGGDRAATVHGMIQNAVEQMYAESEENRFLEVTYANGDKEVLYFKDFNSGAMIENIVGRAKKAAIKAFLEQNQKGLRVSHLLQACVDEFKENEDLPNTTNPDDWARISGKKGERIVYIRTLVTGKQGADTGRSIDTVANTGQYL; encoded by the coding sequence GTGGCAGCCCACGACGACGACATGAACCGCGGCATCCGCCCGGGACGAGGGTCCGATGACCCCGCCGGGCAGATTGCCTACCTTGAGCAGGAGATCGCCGTCCTGCGACGCAAGCTCGCCGACTCTCCGCGGCACACGAGGATTCTCGAAGAGCGGATCGTCGAGCTGCAGACCAACCTGGCCGGCGTGTCCGCACAGAACGAGCGGCTCGCCAACACGCTCCGTGAGGCCCGCGACCAGATCGTGGCCCTCAAGGAAGAGGTCGACCGGCTCGCGCAGCCGCCGGCGGGCTTCGGTGTCTTCCTCATGGCGAACGAGGACGGCACGGCGGACATCTTCACCGGGGGCCGCAAGCTCCGGGTGAACGTCAGCCCCAGCGTCGAGCTCGAAGAGCTCAGGCGCGGCCAGGAAGTGATGCTCAACGAAGCCCTCAACGTGGTCGAGGCCATGGAGTACGAGAGCGTCGGCGACATCGTCACCCTCAAGGAGATCCTCGAGGACGGCGAACGCGCCCTCGTGGTGGGGCACACCGACGAGGAACGGGTGGTACGGCTCGCCGAGCCGCTGCTGGACGTCACCATCCGCCCCGGCGACGCCCTGCTTCTCGAACCCCGTTCCGGCTATGTCTACGAAGTTGTCCCGAAGAGCGAGGTCGAGGAGCTCGTCCTCGAAGAGGTCCCGGACATCGGCTACGAGCAGATCGGCGGCCTGGGAAACCAGATCGAGATGATCCGCGACGCGGTCGAGCTCCCTTACCTCTACCCCGACCTCTTCAAGGAGCACGAACTGCGGCCGCCCAAGGGCGTGCTGCTGTACGGGCCCCCCGGATGCGGCAAGACACTTATCGCCAAGGCCGTCGCCAACTCGCTGGCCAAGAAGGTCGCCGAGGTGACCGGGCAGGCCGCCGGGAAGAGCTTCTTCCTCAACATCAAGGGACCCGAGCTCCTGAACAAGTACGTCGGTGAGACCGAGCGGCAGATCCGCCTGGTCTTCCAGCGTGCTCGTGAGAAGGCCAGCGAGGGCACACCCGTCATCGTCTTCTTCGACGAGATGGAGTCCCTGTTCCGCACCCGTGGATCGGGCGTCAGCTCGGACGTGGAGAACACCATCGTCCCCCAGCTGCTCGCCGAGATCGACGGCGTGGAGGGCCTGGAGAACGTGGTCGTGATCGGCGCCTCGAACCGTGAGGACATGATCGACCCCGCGATCCTGCGCCCCGGACGACTCGATGTGAAGATCAAGATCGAGCGCCCGGACGCCGAGGCCGCGAAGGACATCTTCGCGAAGTACCTCACGGAACGCCTCCCGCTGCACTCCGACGACCTCGGTGAGCACGGCGGGGACCGGGCGGCCACCGTCCATGGCATGATCCAGAACGCCGTGGAGCAGATGTACGCCGAGTCCGAGGAGAACCGCTTCCTCGAGGTCACCTACGCCAACGGCGACAAGGAAGTCCTGTACTTCAAGGACTTCAATTCCGGCGCCATGATCGAGAACATCGTCGGCCGCGCCAAGAAGGCCGCCATCAAGGCCTTCCTCGAACAGAACCAGAAGGGCCTTCGGGTCTCCCACCTCCTCCAGGCCTGCGTGGATGAGTTCAAGGAGAACGAGGACCTGCCGAACACCACCAACCCGGACGACTGGGCCCGCATCTCCGGCAAGAAGGGCGAACGGATCGTGTACATCCGTACCCTGGTGACCGGAAAGCAGGGTGCGGACACCGGACGCTCCATCGACACGGTGGCGAACACCGGTCAGTACCTGTAA
- the dop gene encoding depupylase/deamidase Dop, with the protein MTVRRVMGIETEYGISVPGHPNANAMLTSSQIVNAYAAAMHRARRARWDFEEENPLRDARGFDLAREAADASQLTDEDIGLANVILTNGARLYVDHAHPEYSAPEVTNPWDAVLWDKAGERIMAEAAERAAQLPGAQPIHLYKNNTDNKGASYGTHENYLMKRETPFSDIVRHLTPFFVSRQVVTGAGRVGIGQDGHEHGFQLSQRADYFEVEVGLETTLKRPIINTRDEPHADAEKYRRLHVIIGDANLSEISTYLKLGTTALVLSMIEDGFIAVDLAVDQPVRTLHQVSHDPTLKRLVTLRSGRTLTAVQLQMEYFELSRKYVEERFGADADEQTKDVLLRWEDTLNRLENDPMSLSGELDWVAKRELMEGYRRRDSLDWDAARLHLVDLQYADVRAEKGLYNRLAARGKMKRLLDEADVDRARTKPPEDTRAYFRGRCLEQYADDVAAASWDSVIFDLPGRDSLQRVPTLEPLRGTRNHVKELLDRCRTAEDLVRVLSGG; encoded by the coding sequence ATGACCGTACGGCGAGTAATGGGCATCGAGACGGAGTACGGGATCTCCGTCCCCGGCCACCCCAACGCCAATGCCATGCTCACCTCGTCCCAGATCGTCAACGCTTACGCGGCGGCGATGCACCGGGCGCGCCGCGCCCGCTGGGACTTCGAGGAGGAGAACCCGCTGCGGGACGCGCGAGGCTTCGACCTCGCCCGCGAGGCCGCCGACGCCAGCCAGCTCACCGACGAGGACATCGGCCTGGCCAATGTCATCCTCACCAATGGCGCACGACTGTACGTCGACCACGCACACCCGGAGTACAGCGCCCCGGAGGTCACCAACCCGTGGGACGCCGTCCTGTGGGACAAGGCCGGCGAGCGCATCATGGCGGAGGCCGCGGAGCGCGCGGCCCAGCTCCCCGGCGCCCAGCCGATCCACCTCTACAAGAACAACACCGACAACAAGGGCGCCTCGTACGGCACGCACGAGAACTACCTGATGAAGCGGGAGACCCCCTTCTCGGACATCGTGCGCCACCTCACGCCGTTCTTCGTCTCACGCCAGGTCGTCACCGGAGCGGGCCGCGTCGGTATCGGTCAGGACGGGCACGAGCACGGCTTCCAGCTCAGCCAGCGCGCCGACTACTTCGAGGTCGAGGTGGGCCTCGAGACCACCCTCAAGCGCCCGATCATCAACACGCGTGACGAGCCGCACGCGGACGCCGAGAAGTACCGCCGGCTGCACGTGATCATCGGCGACGCCAACCTCTCGGAGATCTCCACCTACCTCAAGCTGGGCACCACGGCCCTGGTCCTGTCCATGATCGAGGACGGCTTCATCGCCGTCGACCTGGCCGTCGACCAGCCCGTACGCACTCTGCACCAGGTCTCGCACGACCCCACGCTGAAGCGACTCGTCACGCTCCGTAGCGGGCGCACGCTGACGGCCGTACAACTCCAGATGGAGTACTTCGAGCTGTCGCGCAAGTACGTGGAGGAACGGTTCGGGGCCGACGCCGACGAGCAGACCAAGGACGTCCTGCTGCGCTGGGAGGACACCCTGAACCGCCTGGAGAACGATCCGATGAGCCTCTCCGGAGAGCTGGACTGGGTCGCCAAGCGGGAGCTCATGGAGGGCTACCGGCGCCGTGACAGCCTCGACTGGGACGCCGCCCGGCTGCACCTGGTCGACCTCCAGTACGCCGACGTACGGGCCGAGAAGGGCCTCTACAACCGTCTCGCGGCGCGCGGCAAGATGAAGCGCCTCCTGGACGAGGCGGACGTCGACCGGGCCCGCACCAAGCCGCCGGAGGACACGCGCGCGTACTTCCGCGGGCGCTGCCTGGAGCAGTACGCGGACGACGTCGCGGCGGCCTCCTGGGACTCGGTGATCTTCGATCTGCCCGGCCGGGACTCGCTCCAGCGCGTTCCAACCCTGGAGCCGCTTCGCGGAACGCGTAATCACGTCAAGGAGCTCCTCGACCGCTGCCGTACGGCTGAAGACCTGGTCAGGGTCCTGTCGGGCGGCTGA
- the prcB gene encoding proteasome subunit beta, with amino-acid sequence MPAAFLTPGSSSFMDFLAEHQPDMLPGNRQLPPMKGVIEAPHGTTIVATTFPGGVVLAGDRRATMGNVIAQRDIEKVFPADEYSAVGIAGTAGLAVEMVKLFQLELEHFEKVEGATLSLEGKANRLSTMIRSNLGMAMQGLAVVPLFAGFDVDRGKGRIFSYDVTGGRSEEHGFAATGSGSLFARGAMKKLYSNDLTEQQATTLVVQALYDAADDDSATGGPDVARRIYPIVTVITEEGFRRITDEESSEIARSILERRLEQPDGPRAALL; translated from the coding sequence CTGCCGGCTGCCTTCCTGACGCCCGGCTCGTCCTCGTTCATGGACTTCCTGGCCGAGCACCAGCCGGACATGCTCCCGGGCAATCGGCAGCTGCCGCCCATGAAGGGCGTGATCGAGGCCCCGCACGGCACGACCATCGTCGCCACCACGTTCCCCGGTGGCGTGGTGCTCGCCGGTGACCGGCGGGCCACCATGGGGAATGTCATCGCGCAGCGCGACATCGAGAAGGTCTTCCCGGCGGACGAGTACTCGGCGGTGGGCATCGCGGGTACGGCGGGCCTGGCCGTCGAGATGGTGAAGCTGTTCCAGCTGGAGCTGGAGCACTTCGAGAAGGTGGAGGGTGCCACGCTCTCCCTGGAGGGCAAGGCGAACCGCCTCTCCACAATGATCCGTTCCAACCTCGGCATGGCCATGCAGGGCCTCGCCGTGGTCCCGCTCTTCGCCGGGTTCGACGTGGACCGCGGCAAGGGCCGCATCTTCTCCTACGACGTCACCGGCGGCCGCTCCGAAGAGCACGGCTTCGCCGCCACCGGCTCCGGCTCGCTCTTCGCGCGCGGTGCCATGAAGAAGCTCTACAGCAACGACCTGACCGAACAGCAGGCCACGACCCTCGTCGTCCAGGCCCTGTACGACGCGGCCGACGACGACTCGGCGACCGGTGGCCCCGATGTCGCCCGCCGGATCTACCCGATCGTCACCGTGATCACCGAAGAGGGATTCCGTCGTATCACCGACGAGGAGTCCTCCGAGATCGCCCGCTCGATCCTGGAGCGGCGCCTTGAGCAGCCCGACGGTCCGCGGGCCGCGCTGCTCTGA
- the prcA gene encoding proteasome subunit alpha: MSTPFYVSPQQAMADRAEYARKGIARGRSLVVLQYADGIVFVGENPSRALHKFSEIYDRIGFAAAGKYNEYENLRIGGVRYADLRGYTYDRDDVTARGLANVYAQTLGTIFSSAAEKPYEVELVVAEVGETPEGDQIYRLPHDGSIVDEHGSVAVGGNAEQISSYLDQRHQDGMSLAEALKLAVQSLSREPNGGEREIPAERLEVAVLDRTRPQQRKFKRIVGRQLDRLLEAGGAETATEAEDSDDEE, from the coding sequence GTGTCGACGCCGTTCTATGTCTCACCCCAGCAGGCCATGGCCGACCGGGCCGAGTACGCCCGCAAAGGCATCGCCCGCGGCCGCAGCCTGGTCGTGCTGCAGTATGCCGACGGCATCGTGTTCGTCGGCGAGAACCCGTCCCGTGCGCTGCACAAGTTCAGCGAGATCTATGACCGGATCGGCTTTGCCGCCGCCGGTAAATACAACGAATACGAGAACCTGCGGATCGGTGGTGTGCGTTACGCCGATCTCCGTGGTTACACCTATGACCGTGATGACGTGACCGCTCGGGGTCTCGCCAATGTGTACGCCCAGACTCTGGGCACGATCTTCTCCTCGGCGGCCGAGAAGCCGTACGAGGTGGAGCTGGTCGTCGCCGAGGTGGGGGAGACCCCCGAGGGTGACCAGATCTACCGGCTGCCGCACGACGGGTCGATCGTGGATGAGCACGGTTCGGTCGCGGTCGGTGGCAATGCCGAGCAGATCAGTAGCTATCTGGATCAGCGGCACCAGGACGGGATGTCGCTGGCGGAGGCGCTGAAGCTGGCCGTGCAGTCGCTGTCGCGGGAGCCGAACGGTGGTGAGCGGGAGATTCCCGCGGAGCGCCTGGAGGTCGCGGTGCTGGACCGTACGCGGCCGCAGCAGCGGAAGTTCAAGCGGATTGTGGGGCGTCAGCTGGACCGTCTGTTGGAGGCGGGTGGCGCGGAGACCGCCACGGAGGCCGAGGACTCCGACGACGAGGAGTGA
- a CDS encoding ubiquitin-like protein Pup, with translation MATKDTGGGQQKATRSTEEVEEQAQDAQVSDDLKERQEKLSDDVDSVLDEIDDVLEENAEDFVRSFVQKGGE, from the coding sequence ATGGCGACCAAGGACACCGGCGGCGGACAGCAGAAGGCAACGCGTTCCACCGAGGAGGTCGAGGAGCAGGCGCAGGACGCGCAGGTATCCGACGACCTCAAGGAGCGCCAGGAGAAGCTGTCGGACGACGTCGACTCCGTGCTGGACGAGATCGACGACGTCCTCGAGGAGAACGCCGAGGACTTCGTGCGTTCCTTCGTCCAAAAGGGCGGCGAGTAA
- a CDS encoding LacI family DNA-binding transcriptional regulator, which produces MARGSTRPTSRDVAQAAGVSQAAVSLVLGEKWRGRVSEATAERVREAAQELGYRPNLAARNLRLGRTRTVLLVVPALTTEFFAGVYTGAARVAAEHGFGVVLYPSPEGIGPARNPFGSAAAALDGVIASSMAADALTAIRGDQLPLVMLDSDPEGSLGAATVNLDIKDGVRQVAEHLLALGHRRFLHLAADIASWTFEVRARELATRLAAVPGTDLRTARAPISIDDALASAAAALSAPGPRPTALVCDDDKLAASAYKAARRLGLHIPDDISITGLDDLALARAIDPELTTVRLDAELFGERGMKALLAVLDARTPPQGDIPVELVVRGSTAPPRPPQPHD; this is translated from the coding sequence GTGGCACGAGGTAGCACGCGCCCTACGAGCCGGGACGTCGCCCAGGCCGCCGGTGTGTCCCAGGCCGCCGTCTCGCTCGTGCTCGGCGAGAAGTGGCGCGGCCGGGTCTCCGAAGCCACGGCGGAGCGCGTCCGGGAGGCCGCCCAGGAGCTCGGCTACCGCCCGAACCTGGCCGCCCGCAACCTGCGCCTGGGCCGCACCCGTACGGTCCTCCTGGTGGTCCCCGCGCTCACCACGGAGTTCTTCGCGGGCGTCTACACGGGCGCGGCCCGCGTCGCGGCCGAGCACGGCTTCGGCGTGGTCCTGTACCCCTCCCCCGAGGGCATCGGCCCCGCCCGCAACCCGTTCGGCTCGGCGGCGGCCGCCCTCGACGGCGTGATCGCCTCCTCCATGGCCGCCGACGCCCTCACGGCGATCCGTGGCGACCAGCTCCCCCTGGTCATGCTCGACAGCGACCCTGAGGGCAGCCTGGGCGCGGCCACGGTCAATCTCGACATCAAGGACGGCGTACGACAGGTCGCCGAACACCTCCTCGCCCTGGGGCACCGGCGCTTCCTGCACCTGGCGGCCGACATCGCCTCCTGGACCTTCGAGGTACGCGCCCGCGAACTCGCCACGCGCCTCGCCGCGGTCCCCGGCACGGACCTCCGCACCGCCCGCGCCCCCATCTCCATCGACGACGCCCTCGCCTCCGCGGCAGCCGCCCTGTCCGCCCCCGGCCCCCGCCCCACCGCCCTGGTCTGCGACGACGACAAGCTCGCAGCCAGCGCCTACAAGGCAGCCCGCCGCCTGGGCCTGCACATCCCCGACGACATCTCCATCACCGGTCTGGACGACCTGGCCCTGGCCCGAGCCATCGACCCCGAACTGACCACCGTCCGCCTGGACGCCGAACTCTTCGGCGAACGCGGCATGAAAGCGCTCCTGGCCGTCCTGGACGCCCGCACACCCCCACAGGGCGACATCCCAGTCGAACTGGTCGTAAGAGGCTCCACAGCCCCACCACGCCCCCCTCAGCCCCACGACTAG